The region CGGCTCGGCTGGAACTCCAAGGCAATTGTCACCGGTGACATCACCCAGATTGACCTCTCCCATCAGTATGTTTCGGGTCTGGTGGAGGCGGAGACCCTCCTTGCCGGGATTGATGGCATCAAAATCGTCTACTTTGACAAGTCTGATGTTGTCCGCCCGCCTTTGGTCTCCAAGATTATCCATGCCTATGAGGAGAAAAGGGCAAAAGAAGCCTGATGGGTGGGAACCGCTGCGCGCCCAAATCTTTGGCACGCAGGACCGCCAGCTGATTTGTGCCATTCGCCGGCTCCTCAAAGAGCTGAACCCCCTCCTCTTCCATCGGTCAACCGTCTTCCGTCAGCCAGGAACTGTCAACATCATCTTCACCAATAACCGGCACATCACCGAACTTAACCGGCGCTTCCTTCACCGCAACCGTCCCACCGATGTCCTCGCCTTTCCCCTCGCCCTACCTCAGGAATCCCCGAAGCAAATTCTCTTGGGCGAAATCTACATCTCCCGGGAGCAGGCGCGAAGGCAGGCAAAGGCGTTAGGAAG is a window of candidate division WOR-3 bacterium DNA encoding:
- a CDS encoding PhoH family protein gives rise to the protein RLGWNSKAIVTGDITQIDLSHQYVSGLVEAETLLAGIDGIKIVYFDKSDVVRPPLVSKIIHAYEEKRAKEA
- the ybeY gene encoding rRNA maturation RNase YbeY, encoding MRRKGQKKPDGWEPLRAQIFGTQDRQLICAIRRLLKELNPLLFHRSTVFRQPGTVNIIFTNNRHITELNRRFLHRNRPTDVLAFPLALPQESPKQILLGEIYISREQARRQAKALGRKLRAELLFLVRHGLLHLAGFSHQEMNRLP